In the genome of Methanopyrus kandleri AV19, one region contains:
- the csm2 gene encoding type III-A CRISPR-associated protein Csm2, whose protein sequence is MGADLRPAELAEEYLYKPGRLDRNRREDAERRFERLLNDFKAKRIQLKPSDDGLLELAFFTALVSLNVSNSQLRRLYAEITNVRNETRRAREGKGSWEDVVAALGKARVVLAYTKGRQGKEFEGLYEVLDEALRKATKIVEDSEDDDVRRRAIEALHFLAEGIVAFHRFLGGRS, encoded by the coding sequence ATGGGCGCGGATCTGAGGCCGGCGGAGCTCGCGGAAGAGTACCTGTACAAGCCGGGTCGACTGGACAGGAACCGTAGGGAGGACGCGGAGCGGAGGTTTGAGAGGTTGCTGAACGACTTCAAGGCTAAGAGGATACAGCTGAAGCCCTCGGACGACGGGCTCCTAGAGCTCGCGTTCTTCACGGCACTGGTGTCGTTGAATGTCTCGAACTCGCAGCTCAGGCGGCTGTACGCCGAGATCACGAACGTCCGCAACGAGACCAGGAGGGCCAGGGAGGGGAAAGGGAGCTGGGAGGACGTGGTAGCCGCCCTGGGCAAGGCCCGCGTCGTGCTCGCGTACACGAAGGGTCGGCAGGGGAAGGAGTTCGAGGGCCTGTACGAGGTCCTGGACGAGGCGCTGCGTAAGGCGACGAAGATCGTTGAGGACTCGGAGGACGACGACGTCCGGAGGCGCGCGATCGAGGCCCTTCACTTCCTGGCCGAGGGCATCGTCGCGTTCCACCGCTTCCTGGGCGGTAGGAGCTGA
- the csm3 gene encoding type III-A CRISPR-associated RAMP protein Csm3, whose protein sequence is MVGIGGTITLVGEIRLRTGTRIGTSEEEIEIGGLDNPVIRDPVSGYPYVPGSSLKGRARALFELAWMKSREIEPDVFFGAHHNERHECGFVRREVYEEAKEYLREDPPWLENGTCPVCRIFGSAGDGIGFSDPGRLEDERRGLGYDPYGRYRDPNDAQELSGVVDVKKEARVAFRDAHPTTYTVNDVFERAGEPTEVKHENAINRVSGEANPRSMERVPKGSRFGLEVVYRVEDGEELESDLKYLMSSLKLVEDQGIGHSTSRGYGRVEFRIAALCARSTGWYLDPGAGEGFPEEEDKDEAADEVTYLSDLEAERYEIVIRARDLEDRAYLRPEEWVERLDEVVGELPWGR, encoded by the coding sequence GTGGTCGGTATCGGCGGCACGATCACGCTGGTCGGCGAGATCCGGCTGAGGACGGGCACGCGGATCGGCACGTCCGAGGAGGAGATCGAGATCGGCGGGCTCGACAACCCCGTGATCAGGGACCCGGTGAGCGGATACCCGTACGTCCCGGGCTCCTCGCTGAAGGGGCGCGCCCGGGCGCTGTTCGAGCTCGCGTGGATGAAGAGCCGGGAAATCGAGCCGGACGTGTTCTTCGGCGCCCACCACAACGAGCGCCACGAGTGCGGGTTCGTGCGGCGGGAGGTGTACGAGGAGGCTAAAGAGTACCTGCGCGAGGATCCGCCGTGGCTGGAGAACGGGACGTGTCCGGTCTGCCGGATCTTCGGGTCGGCGGGCGACGGGATCGGGTTCTCGGACCCGGGGAGGCTGGAGGACGAGCGCCGGGGACTCGGGTACGATCCCTACGGGCGGTACCGGGACCCCAACGACGCCCAGGAGCTCTCCGGGGTCGTGGACGTGAAGAAGGAAGCGCGCGTGGCCTTCAGGGACGCCCACCCGACTACCTACACCGTTAATGACGTCTTCGAGCGGGCGGGCGAGCCCACGGAAGTCAAGCACGAGAACGCGATCAACCGCGTCAGCGGTGAGGCCAACCCGCGCTCGATGGAGCGCGTCCCGAAAGGTTCGCGCTTCGGTCTGGAGGTCGTCTACCGGGTCGAGGACGGGGAGGAGCTCGAGTCGGACCTGAAGTACCTGATGTCCTCGTTGAAGCTCGTGGAGGACCAAGGGATCGGCCACAGCACCTCCCGGGGCTACGGCCGCGTCGAGTTCAGGATCGCCGCCCTCTGCGCGCGGTCGACCGGGTGGTACCTGGACCCGGGCGCGGGCGAGGGGTTCCCGGAGGAGGAAGACAAGGACGAGGCCGCCGACGAGGTCACGTACCTGAGTGACCTCGAGGCCGAGCGGTACGAGATCGTGATCCGCGCCCGGGACCTGGAGGACCGGGCGTACCTGCGTCCCGAGGAGTGGGTGGAGCGGCTGGACGAGGTGGTCGGCGAGCTCCCGTGGGGCCGATGA